Proteins encoded in a region of the Vicia villosa cultivar HV-30 ecotype Madison, WI linkage group LG5, Vvil1.0, whole genome shotgun sequence genome:
- the LOC131601387 gene encoding serine/threonine-protein kinase ATG1c-like isoform X2, whose product MAPEIMQLQKYDAKADLWSVGAILYQFVTGKTPFTGNNQIQLLQNIMKSTELQFPPDSQGLCSECRDLCQKLLRRNPVERLTFEEFFNHPFLNPKQREQDESLRNKSSSRLVSGFSSTVTDPLRRTEENYQEDCLPFILDDESSRPEGSTLHSKKKSSMKSTFGFDLNAKLESTSISNNVTYASRYNSVTQRPEITSKRLDNHKISGRNLTNPLGSPDKIFANPYPKVTDSLENIDQEYVLVSGPPMDVSSSSANASKPGHSFFRTGSFPQESSNTITRLSGPMPIVGASTNSMCQIGSSGSQDSAPGTSHGSMDTADEQPSTNCMTRVKSLQDYASALRELVDEKTVARKQLEAFSIELVILAIWKKALHMCHTQAASAMEGSPSQEASRYRRSTSKKLGSPDSEECLDENTQGPKDLSSEIESGFLREFEHAQELAKTIKPGNTEMPDAMETIFQAALGFGKHGGVEELLGSTESASTLYSKAVRLLVFLLVEGPSLILNPPFSLTKSDRYRLRNYIDMLNIRESYTRSQRSTLPKGDDSQGIFKEKF is encoded by the exons ATGGCTCCCGAAATCATGCAACTGCAGAAGTATGATGCCAAG GCAGATCTCTGGAGTGTTGGAGCAATCTTATATCAGTTTGTTACAGGGAAAACACCTTTTACTGGAAACAATCAAATCCAG CTACTACAGAATATTATGAAATCAACAGAATTGCAATTTCCACCTGATAGTCAAGGTTTGTGTTCTGAGTGCAGAGATTTGTGCCAGAAATTACTACGCCGTAATCCAG tgGAACGTCTAACTTTTGAAGAATTCTTTAACCACCCATTCCTCAATCCAAAGCAAAGAGAACAGGATGAATCATTAAG GAATAAAAGCTCTTCAAGGTTGGTAAGTGGGTTCTCTTCAACAGTGACCGATCCTTTGAGAAGAACTGAGGAAAATTATCAAGAGGATTGCTTACCTTTCATTCTAGATGATGAATCTAGTAGACCTGAAGGGAGTACGTTGCATTCAAAGAAGAAGTCCTCCATGAAGTCTACCTTTGGATTTGATCTAAATGCCAAACTAGAGTCAACTTCCATTTCTAATAATGTAACTTATGCTTCCAGATATAATAGTGTAACACAAAGACCTGAAATCACTTCTAAAAGATTGGACAACCATAAAATTTCAGGAAGAAATCTCACCAATCCTCTAGGATCACCAGACAAGATATTTGCAAACCCTTATCCAAAAG TTACAGATTCACTTGAGAATATTGATCAAGAATATGTTCTTGTGTCTGGCCCCCCTATGGATGTTTCATCTTCTTCAGCAAATGCTTCAAAGCCCGGCCATTCCTTCTTTAGGACAGGTAGTTTCCCCCAAGAGTCTTCTAATACAATCACTAGATTGAGTGGCCCAATGCCAATCGTTGGTGCATCTACCAATAGCATGTGCCAAATTGGAAGTTCAGGTAGTCAGGACTCTGCTCCTGGGACATCACATGGATCAATGGATACAGCTGATGAACAACCATCAACTAACTGTATGACAAGGGTGAAATCACTGCAAGATTATGCATCTGCCCTTAGAGAATTAGTTGATGAAAAG ACTGTGGCAAGAAAGCAGTTAGAAGCATTTTCTATTGAGCTTGTGATTCTTGCCATTTGGAAGAAAGCACTGCACATGTGCCATACACAGGCTGCCTCCGCAATGGAAGGAAGTCCAAGTCAAGAAGCTTCAAGATATAGGAGGAGCACCAGCAAGAAGCTAGGTAGTCCCGATTCAGAAGAATGTCTTGATGAAAACACCCAAGGGCCGAAAGATTTATCATCTGAAATTGAAAGTGGATTTTTGAGGGAGTTTGAGCATGCCCAAGAACTTGCCAAGACCATTAAGCCTG GAAATACAGAGATGCCAGATGCAATGGAAACAATATTTCAAGCCGCCCTTGGTTTTGGGAAGCATGGTGGT GTCGAAGAGCTCTTGGGTAGTACAGAAAGTGCATCTACATTGTATTCAAAAGCCGTTCGTCTATTGGTTTTCCTTCTAGTGGAAGGACCGTCCCTGATTCTCAACCCTCCATTTTCATTGACAAAATCAGACCGTTACAGGCTTCGGAATTACATTGATATGCTTAATATCAGAGAAAGTTATACAAGGTCTCAGAGATCGACACTTCCAAAGGGTGATGATAGTCAGGGCATCTTTAAGGAAAAGTTTTAG
- the LOC131601387 gene encoding serine/threonine-protein kinase ATG1c-like isoform X1, protein MAQAPPGRSSSSRVIGDYVVGRQIGAGSFSVVWHARHKVHGTEVAIKEIATLRLNKKLQESLMSEIYILKRINHPNIISLHDIIQAPGKIHLVLEYCKGGDLSMYIQRHGRVPEATAKHFMLQLAAGLQVLRDNNLIHRDLKPQNLLLSRNDEKSVLKIADFGFARSLQPRGLAETLCGSPLYMAPEIMQLQKYDAKADLWSVGAILYQFVTGKTPFTGNNQIQLLQNIMKSTELQFPPDSQGLCSECRDLCQKLLRRNPVERLTFEEFFNHPFLNPKQREQDESLRNKSSSRLVSGFSSTVTDPLRRTEENYQEDCLPFILDDESSRPEGSTLHSKKKSSMKSTFGFDLNAKLESTSISNNVTYASRYNSVTQRPEITSKRLDNHKISGRNLTNPLGSPDKIFANPYPKVTDSLENIDQEYVLVSGPPMDVSSSSANASKPGHSFFRTGSFPQESSNTITRLSGPMPIVGASTNSMCQIGSSGSQDSAPGTSHGSMDTADEQPSTNCMTRVKSLQDYASALRELVDEKTVARKQLEAFSIELVILAIWKKALHMCHTQAASAMEGSPSQEASRYRRSTSKKLGSPDSEECLDENTQGPKDLSSEIESGFLREFEHAQELAKTIKPGNTEMPDAMETIFQAALGFGKHGGVEELLGSTESASTLYSKAVRLLVFLLVEGPSLILNPPFSLTKSDRYRLRNYIDMLNIRESYTRSQRSTLPKGDDSQGIFKEKF, encoded by the exons ATGGCTCAAGCGCCGCCGGGACGGAGCAGTAGCAGTAGAGTGATCGGAGATTATGTAGTTGGGAGGCAAATTGGAGCCGGTTCGTTTTCGGTTGTGTGGCATGCGAGACACAAAGTTCATGGAACTGAAGTTGCTATCAAAGAGATCGCTACGTTGAGGCTTAACAAGAAGTTGCAGGAGAGTCTCATGTCGGAGATTTATATCTTGAAGAGGATTAATCATCCGAATATTATATCTTTGCACGATATCATTCAG GCTCCTGGGAAGATACATCTTGTGTTAGAGTATTGTAAAGGGGGAGATCTTTCTATGTACATTCAACGGCATGGAAGGGTACCGGAGGCAACTGCAAAGCATTTTATGCTTCAGCTTG CTGCTGGCCTTCAAGTTCTTCGGGACAATAACCTTATTCACCGAGATCTGAAACCACAG AATCTTCTTCTCTCCAGAAATGATGAGAAGTCAGTTTTGAAGATTGCTGACTTTGGATTTGCAAG ATCTCTGCAACCGAGGGGCCTTGCAGAAACATTATGTGGTTCACCACTTTACATGGCTCCCGAAATCATGCAACTGCAGAAGTATGATGCCAAG GCAGATCTCTGGAGTGTTGGAGCAATCTTATATCAGTTTGTTACAGGGAAAACACCTTTTACTGGAAACAATCAAATCCAG CTACTACAGAATATTATGAAATCAACAGAATTGCAATTTCCACCTGATAGTCAAGGTTTGTGTTCTGAGTGCAGAGATTTGTGCCAGAAATTACTACGCCGTAATCCAG tgGAACGTCTAACTTTTGAAGAATTCTTTAACCACCCATTCCTCAATCCAAAGCAAAGAGAACAGGATGAATCATTAAG GAATAAAAGCTCTTCAAGGTTGGTAAGTGGGTTCTCTTCAACAGTGACCGATCCTTTGAGAAGAACTGAGGAAAATTATCAAGAGGATTGCTTACCTTTCATTCTAGATGATGAATCTAGTAGACCTGAAGGGAGTACGTTGCATTCAAAGAAGAAGTCCTCCATGAAGTCTACCTTTGGATTTGATCTAAATGCCAAACTAGAGTCAACTTCCATTTCTAATAATGTAACTTATGCTTCCAGATATAATAGTGTAACACAAAGACCTGAAATCACTTCTAAAAGATTGGACAACCATAAAATTTCAGGAAGAAATCTCACCAATCCTCTAGGATCACCAGACAAGATATTTGCAAACCCTTATCCAAAAG TTACAGATTCACTTGAGAATATTGATCAAGAATATGTTCTTGTGTCTGGCCCCCCTATGGATGTTTCATCTTCTTCAGCAAATGCTTCAAAGCCCGGCCATTCCTTCTTTAGGACAGGTAGTTTCCCCCAAGAGTCTTCTAATACAATCACTAGATTGAGTGGCCCAATGCCAATCGTTGGTGCATCTACCAATAGCATGTGCCAAATTGGAAGTTCAGGTAGTCAGGACTCTGCTCCTGGGACATCACATGGATCAATGGATACAGCTGATGAACAACCATCAACTAACTGTATGACAAGGGTGAAATCACTGCAAGATTATGCATCTGCCCTTAGAGAATTAGTTGATGAAAAG ACTGTGGCAAGAAAGCAGTTAGAAGCATTTTCTATTGAGCTTGTGATTCTTGCCATTTGGAAGAAAGCACTGCACATGTGCCATACACAGGCTGCCTCCGCAATGGAAGGAAGTCCAAGTCAAGAAGCTTCAAGATATAGGAGGAGCACCAGCAAGAAGCTAGGTAGTCCCGATTCAGAAGAATGTCTTGATGAAAACACCCAAGGGCCGAAAGATTTATCATCTGAAATTGAAAGTGGATTTTTGAGGGAGTTTGAGCATGCCCAAGAACTTGCCAAGACCATTAAGCCTG GAAATACAGAGATGCCAGATGCAATGGAAACAATATTTCAAGCCGCCCTTGGTTTTGGGAAGCATGGTGGT GTCGAAGAGCTCTTGGGTAGTACAGAAAGTGCATCTACATTGTATTCAAAAGCCGTTCGTCTATTGGTTTTCCTTCTAGTGGAAGGACCGTCCCTGATTCTCAACCCTCCATTTTCATTGACAAAATCAGACCGTTACAGGCTTCGGAATTACATTGATATGCTTAATATCAGAGAAAGTTATACAAGGTCTCAGAGATCGACACTTCCAAAGGGTGATGATAGTCAGGGCATCTTTAAGGAAAAGTTTTAG